A region from the Clavibacter sp. A6099 genome encodes:
- a CDS encoding FAD-dependent oxidoreductase, which produces MTKLRLAIVGAGPAGIYAADIILKAEKQFDVSIDLFERLPAPYGLVRYGVAPDHPRIKGIIGALRDVLDRGDIRIFGNVDYGRDITLEDLQKHYNAVIFSTGAIRDAELDIPGIDLPGSYGAADFVNWFDGHPDFPRDWPLDAREVAVIGNGNVALDVARMLAKHADDLLPTEIPDNVYTGLKHSPVTDVHVFGRRGPAQVKFTPLELRELGEVPDVDVIVYDEDFGVDPAAEEAAKTNKQVMVISRVLEKWRTRETGSASRRLHLHFYSRPAEVLASDDAEPRVAALRIERTRPDGLGGVEGTGEFRDVPVQAIYRAVGYFGSPVDGIPFDERRGVIPNHEGQVLDEDNNRIPGVYATGWIKRGPIGLIGHTKSDAMETISHVLNDQGDWWTPEAPEEQAIVDLLAERGIEHTDLAGWHALDEHEIALGQPHGRARIKVVERDEMLEASRPRQSV; this is translated from the coding sequence GTGACCAAGCTCAGGCTGGCCATCGTGGGCGCAGGGCCCGCGGGCATCTACGCGGCCGACATCATCCTGAAGGCCGAGAAGCAGTTCGACGTCTCCATCGACCTCTTCGAGCGACTCCCCGCGCCCTACGGCCTGGTCCGCTACGGCGTCGCGCCCGACCACCCGCGCATCAAGGGCATCATCGGCGCGCTGCGCGACGTGCTCGACCGCGGCGACATCCGCATCTTCGGCAACGTCGACTACGGCCGCGACATCACGTTGGAGGACCTGCAGAAGCACTACAACGCGGTCATCTTCTCCACGGGCGCGATCCGCGACGCCGAGCTCGACATCCCCGGCATCGACCTGCCGGGCTCCTACGGCGCGGCCGACTTCGTCAACTGGTTCGACGGCCACCCGGACTTCCCGCGCGACTGGCCGCTCGACGCCCGCGAGGTCGCCGTCATCGGCAATGGCAACGTGGCGCTCGACGTGGCGCGCATGCTCGCCAAGCACGCGGACGACCTGCTCCCCACCGAGATCCCCGACAACGTCTACACGGGGCTCAAGCACTCGCCCGTCACCGACGTGCACGTCTTCGGCCGCCGCGGACCCGCGCAGGTGAAGTTCACGCCCCTCGAGCTCCGCGAGCTCGGCGAGGTGCCGGACGTCGACGTGATCGTCTACGACGAGGACTTCGGCGTGGACCCCGCCGCCGAGGAGGCCGCGAAGACCAACAAGCAGGTCATGGTCATCAGCCGGGTGCTCGAGAAGTGGCGCACGCGCGAGACCGGATCCGCGTCCCGCCGCCTCCACCTGCACTTCTACTCGCGTCCCGCGGAGGTGCTCGCGTCCGACGACGCCGAGCCCCGCGTCGCGGCCCTGCGCATCGAGCGCACGCGTCCCGACGGCCTCGGCGGCGTCGAGGGCACGGGCGAGTTCCGCGACGTGCCCGTGCAGGCGATCTACCGCGCGGTCGGGTACTTCGGCTCGCCGGTCGACGGGATCCCGTTCGACGAGCGCCGCGGCGTCATCCCGAACCACGAGGGCCAGGTCCTCGACGAGGACAACAACCGCATCCCCGGCGTCTACGCCACGGGCTGGATCAAGCGCGGCCCCATCGGCCTCATCGGGCACACCAAGTCCGACGCCATGGAGACCATCTCGCACGTGCTCAACGACCAGGGCGACTGGTGGACCCCCGAGGCGCCCGAGGAGCAGGCGATCGTCGACCTCCTCGCCGAGCGCGGCATCGAGCACACCGACCTCGCCGGCTGGCACGCGCTCGACGAGCACGAGATCGCCCTGGGGCAGCCGCACGGCCGCGCCCGCATCAAGGTGGTCGAGCGCGACGAGATGCTCGAGGCGTCGCGGCCGCGGCAGTCCGTGTGA
- a CDS encoding polyprenyl synthetase family protein: MSPSIPLARRGTSVASHASLTERLFSSSDDRRMARSIDDGLALVEEQLLREVRFADDVADVTTRYLLDAGGKRVRPMLALLIAQLGEGNTQQVVDAAVAIEITHLASLYHDDVMDEADMRRGVPSAQAVWGNSVAILAGDLLFARASKIVADLGPRAIRLQAATFERLVLGQLHETIGPRDEQDPIEHYLDVLADKTGSLIACAAQMGVIYSGADPELESAVLAFGERTGVAFQLVDDVLDLADQPEETGKLAGTDLRAGVATLPLLYLRRLAETDAAAASLLARIQRDVAHEETPESEADLTAAIAELRDHEVTARTIAEAHRWAAEAVDALAPLPEGPVRKALTRFADTIVERTR, encoded by the coding sequence ATGAGTCCGAGCATCCCGCTCGCCCGCCGCGGCACCTCCGTCGCCTCGCACGCCAGCCTCACCGAGCGCCTCTTCTCGTCCTCGGACGACCGTCGCATGGCGCGCAGCATCGACGACGGGCTCGCGCTCGTCGAGGAGCAGCTGCTCCGCGAGGTCCGGTTCGCCGACGACGTGGCCGACGTCACCACGCGCTACCTGCTCGACGCGGGCGGCAAGCGCGTGCGCCCGATGCTCGCGCTCCTCATCGCGCAGCTCGGCGAGGGGAACACGCAGCAGGTGGTGGACGCGGCGGTCGCCATCGAGATCACGCACCTCGCCTCGCTGTACCACGACGACGTCATGGACGAGGCGGACATGCGCCGCGGCGTCCCGAGCGCGCAGGCCGTGTGGGGCAACTCCGTCGCGATCCTCGCGGGCGACCTCCTCTTCGCGCGTGCCAGCAAGATCGTCGCCGACCTCGGCCCGCGCGCCATCCGCCTGCAGGCCGCCACCTTCGAGCGCCTCGTCCTCGGGCAGCTGCACGAGACCATCGGCCCGCGTGACGAGCAGGATCCGATCGAGCACTACCTCGACGTCCTCGCCGACAAGACCGGCTCCCTCATCGCGTGCGCCGCGCAGATGGGCGTCATCTACTCCGGCGCGGATCCCGAGCTCGAGTCGGCCGTGCTGGCGTTCGGCGAGCGCACCGGCGTCGCCTTCCAGCTCGTCGACGACGTGCTCGACCTCGCCGACCAGCCCGAGGAGACCGGCAAGCTCGCCGGCACCGACCTCCGCGCCGGCGTCGCGACCCTCCCCCTCCTCTACCTGCGCCGGCTCGCGGAGACGGACGCCGCCGCGGCGTCGCTGCTCGCCCGGATCCAGCGCGACGTCGCGCACGAGGAGACGCCCGAGTCCGAGGCCGACCTCACGGCCGCCATCGCCGAGCTGCGCGACCACGAGGTCACGGCCCGCACCATCGCGGAGGCGCACCGCTGGGCCGCCGAGGCGGTCGACGCGCTCGCGCCGCTCCCGGAGGGCCCGGTCAGGAAGGCGCTCACGCGCTTCGCCGACACCATCGTCGAGCGCACGCGCTAG
- the ubiE gene encoding bifunctional demethylmenaquinone methyltransferase/2-methoxy-6-polyprenyl-1,4-benzoquinol methylase UbiE: protein MRADLSKKPGQVSAMFDEVSSAYDRTNTLLSVGNDQLWRVATTRAVAPVAGERILDLAAGTGTSSAALAASGAHVVAADFSEGMLEVGRRRLAGNERVEFVHADATDLPFDDDSFDAVTISFGLRNVVEPRKGLDELLRVLKPGGRIVICEFSTPPVPLVRRGYDLYMKAVAPSLVKLVSSNASAYEYLNESIQAWPDQETLSSWLREAGFASVEHRNLTAGIVALHRGVKPAGRHAVPRPAAS from the coding sequence ATGCGAGCAGACCTCAGCAAGAAGCCCGGCCAGGTGTCGGCCATGTTCGACGAGGTCTCGAGCGCCTACGACCGCACGAACACCCTCCTCTCGGTAGGGAACGACCAGCTCTGGCGCGTCGCCACCACGCGAGCCGTCGCCCCCGTCGCGGGGGAGCGCATCCTCGACCTGGCCGCCGGCACCGGCACCTCGAGCGCCGCGCTCGCCGCGTCCGGCGCCCACGTGGTCGCAGCCGACTTCTCCGAGGGCATGCTCGAGGTCGGCCGCCGCCGTCTCGCCGGAAACGAGCGGGTCGAGTTCGTGCACGCCGACGCCACCGACCTGCCCTTCGACGACGACTCGTTCGACGCCGTCACCATCTCCTTCGGCCTCCGCAACGTGGTCGAGCCGCGCAAGGGCCTCGACGAGCTGCTCCGCGTGCTCAAGCCCGGCGGCCGCATCGTCATCTGCGAGTTCAGCACCCCGCCCGTGCCGCTCGTGCGCCGCGGCTACGACCTCTACATGAAGGCCGTCGCACCGTCGCTCGTGAAGCTCGTGAGCTCCAACGCCAGCGCGTACGAGTACCTCAACGAGTCGATCCAGGCCTGGCCCGACCAGGAGACGCTGTCGTCGTGGCTCCGCGAGGCTGGATTCGCGTCGGTCGAGCACCGTAACCTCACTGCGGGGATCGTGGCGCTGCACCGCGGCGTCAAGCCCGCCGGCCGTCACGCCGTTCCCCGTCCCGCCGCGTCCTGA
- a CDS encoding isochorismate synthase produces MTASRVRALLVDTTPVDSIARLVPLLDARHPLLWLRHGSGMGGIGEALRLEFRGPDRVRDAAAAWREVAAAATVTDPLGIPGTGLIAFGAFAFADDSDAASVLIVPRIVVGRREGVSWVTRIRLADQEDGDVASPLDALAAGAVPVPERSGAEYRLHLRPGSMGPDDYETAVARAVAAIAAGDVEKVVLARDLVGRLPLGGDLRLALSRFALGYPDCWTYAVDGLIGASPETLVRVGGGTVGARVLAGTVSRGTDARADAAAAAGLAASRKDNEEHAFARDSVLDALRPHSRDLSTTDAPFTLKLPNLWHLASDVTGTLGDGSSSLDLVGALHPTAAVAGHPTAAALTLIAELEPADRGRYAGPVGWVAADGDGEWAIALRGAQVDPSGAIVAHAGAGIVAGSDPERERAETAMKFRPVVEALG; encoded by the coding sequence GTGACCGCATCCCGCGTCCGAGCGCTCCTCGTCGACACCACCCCCGTCGACTCCATCGCCCGGCTCGTCCCCCTCCTCGACGCCCGGCACCCGCTCCTGTGGCTCCGGCACGGATCCGGGATGGGCGGCATCGGCGAGGCCCTCCGGCTCGAGTTCCGCGGGCCCGACCGCGTGCGGGACGCCGCCGCCGCGTGGCGCGAGGTGGCCGCGGCCGCGACCGTGACGGATCCGCTCGGGATCCCCGGCACGGGTCTCATCGCGTTCGGCGCCTTCGCCTTCGCCGACGACTCGGACGCCGCCAGCGTGCTCATCGTGCCGCGCATCGTGGTCGGGCGGCGGGAGGGGGTGTCGTGGGTCACGCGGATCCGGCTCGCCGACCAGGAGGACGGCGACGTCGCCTCCCCCCTCGACGCCCTGGCCGCGGGTGCCGTCCCCGTGCCCGAGCGCTCCGGCGCCGAGTACCGGCTGCACCTGCGCCCCGGGTCCATGGGCCCCGACGACTACGAGACGGCCGTCGCGCGGGCCGTCGCCGCGATCGCGGCGGGCGACGTGGAGAAGGTCGTGCTCGCGCGCGACCTCGTCGGCCGGCTCCCCCTCGGCGGCGACCTGCGGCTCGCGCTCAGCCGCTTCGCGCTCGGCTACCCGGACTGCTGGACCTACGCGGTCGACGGCCTGATCGGCGCGAGCCCCGAGACGCTCGTGCGCGTCGGCGGCGGCACGGTCGGCGCGCGCGTGCTCGCGGGCACCGTCTCGCGCGGCACGGACGCGCGCGCCGACGCCGCCGCGGCCGCCGGCCTCGCCGCATCCCGCAAGGACAACGAGGAGCACGCGTTCGCGCGCGACAGCGTGCTCGACGCGCTCCGCCCGCACAGCCGCGACCTCTCCACCACGGACGCGCCCTTCACGCTCAAGCTGCCGAACCTGTGGCACCTGGCGAGCGACGTCACGGGCACGCTCGGCGACGGATCCTCGTCGCTCGACCTCGTGGGCGCGCTGCACCCGACGGCCGCGGTCGCCGGGCACCCGACGGCCGCCGCGCTGACGCTCATCGCCGAGCTCGAGCCCGCCGACCGGGGGCGCTACGCCGGGCCGGTCGGCTGGGTCGCGGCCGACGGCGACGGCGAGTGGGCCATCGCGCTGCGCGGCGCCCAGGTGGATCCGTCGGGCGCCATCGTCGCGCACGCGGGCGCCGGCATCGTCGCGGGATCCGACCCCGAGCGCGAGCGCGCCGAGACGGCCATGAAGTTCCGGCCGGTCGTGGAGGCGCTGGGCTAG
- a CDS encoding MFS transporter, whose product MTATRTPPPARTGYLAVLALPGALRVFLPAMLGRLSFAMVALALLLLVQAGTGSFAAAGLATGALGLANVLASPVRARLVDAHGQRPVLVALAVAHAAGLVGVLAVVRIGAPVGVVVVTAALAGLAMPPLGAAMRVVWAALVPDPRMRTRAYSLDAVGEEVVFTVGPLVVAALVAVADPEVAVLASAAASVIGTLGMTSSRLSRAQGARPAPLLDQPTGDVRARRRSADPLRQPLVIPLLVTLLGVGAVLGSVEVAVAALAERAGSTALAGPLLAAFAAGSAVGGLAYGTRAWRAPARVRLVVLVAAMLAATAVLAAVASRVPAAPDSLALLLLAAALVPVGLFLAPAMVTGYLLADAQTEPSVRTEASAWVNTAVNTGVALAAAAVGAVVDAAGPLAGIGVGAVAALVVAGIAAPALLRRGTAERAEAEAPAAGTGS is encoded by the coding sequence GTGACCGCCACCCGCACGCCGCCGCCCGCCCGCACCGGCTACCTCGCCGTGCTGGCGCTGCCCGGCGCGCTCCGCGTCTTCCTCCCGGCGATGCTCGGCCGCCTCTCGTTCGCGATGGTCGCGCTCGCGCTGCTGCTCCTCGTCCAGGCGGGCACCGGGTCCTTCGCGGCGGCCGGCCTCGCGACCGGGGCGCTCGGCCTCGCCAACGTCCTCGCGTCGCCCGTCCGCGCACGGCTCGTGGACGCGCACGGCCAGCGTCCCGTGCTCGTGGCGCTCGCGGTCGCCCACGCGGCCGGGCTCGTGGGGGTGCTCGCGGTGGTCCGCATCGGCGCGCCCGTGGGGGTCGTCGTGGTGACGGCCGCGCTCGCCGGCCTCGCGATGCCGCCGCTCGGCGCAGCCATGCGCGTCGTCTGGGCGGCGCTCGTGCCCGACCCTCGGATGCGGACGCGCGCCTACAGCCTCGACGCCGTGGGGGAGGAGGTCGTCTTCACCGTCGGGCCGCTCGTCGTGGCGGCGCTCGTGGCGGTCGCGGATCCCGAGGTCGCCGTGCTCGCGTCGGCCGCCGCGAGCGTCATCGGCACTCTGGGCATGACGTCGTCGCGCCTGTCCCGGGCGCAGGGCGCGCGGCCGGCCCCGCTGCTGGACCAGCCGACGGGAGACGTGCGCGCGCGTCGCCGCTCCGCGGATCCGCTCCGCCAGCCGCTCGTGATCCCCCTGCTCGTGACGCTGCTCGGGGTCGGCGCGGTGCTCGGATCCGTCGAGGTCGCCGTCGCGGCGCTGGCCGAGCGCGCGGGCAGCACGGCGCTCGCGGGTCCGCTGCTCGCCGCGTTCGCCGCGGGCAGCGCGGTCGGCGGGCTCGCGTACGGGACGCGCGCGTGGCGGGCACCGGCGCGGGTCCGCCTGGTCGTCCTCGTGGCCGCGATGCTCGCCGCGACGGCCGTGCTCGCGGCGGTCGCGTCCCGCGTCCCCGCCGCGCCTGACTCCCTCGCCCTCCTCCTGCTCGCCGCCGCGCTCGTCCCCGTCGGGCTGTTCCTCGCCCCCGCGATGGTCACGGGCTACCTCCTCGCCGACGCGCAGACGGAGCCGTCGGTGCGCACCGAGGCATCGGCGTGGGTCAACACGGCCGTCAACACCGGGGTCGCGCTCGCGGCGGCCGCGGTTGGCGCGGTGGTGGACGCGGCGGGCCCGCTGGCCGGCATCGGGGTCGGCGCGGTCGCGGCGCTCGTCGTGGCAGGCATCGCGGCGCCGGCGCTGCTGCGACGCGGCACGGCGGAGCGGGCGGAGGCGGAGGCGCCGGCCGCCGGGACCGGTTCCTAG
- a CDS encoding ArsR/SmtB family transcription factor, translating into MPADETDLRDLRVIAHPLRLRLLSLCTRSPVSASEAARELGETQANVSYHLRRLREAGLLEDAGVERIRGGAARRYRHVPASGERLDALTGGAMPPLAAALTAELTRRAALHAEGTRPVITDAELTVSTGTWIRVQELARELGTVLHDDSARRPGDDDVQVSATLALFAMRAPAPAPESADRASA; encoded by the coding sequence ATGCCCGCCGACGAGACCGACCTGCGCGACCTCCGCGTCATCGCCCACCCGCTGCGCCTGCGCCTCCTGTCGCTCTGCACGCGGTCGCCCGTGAGCGCCTCCGAGGCCGCGCGCGAGCTGGGCGAGACGCAGGCCAACGTCAGCTACCACCTGCGCCGCCTGCGGGAGGCCGGGCTGCTCGAGGACGCGGGCGTCGAGCGGATCCGCGGGGGAGCGGCCAGGCGCTACCGGCACGTCCCCGCGAGCGGCGAGCGGCTCGACGCGCTCACCGGTGGCGCCATGCCGCCCCTGGCCGCGGCGCTCACGGCGGAGCTGACCCGCCGTGCCGCGCTGCATGCGGAGGGCACGCGGCCGGTGATCACGGACGCCGAGCTCACGGTCTCGACCGGCACGTGGATCCGCGTGCAGGAGCTGGCCCGCGAGCTCGGCACCGTGCTCCACGACGACTCCGCCCGCCGCCCGGGCGACGACGACGTGCAGGTGAGCGCGACGCTCGCGCTGTTCGCGATGAGGGCGCCCGCGCCGGCGCCCGAGTCCGCGGATCGGGCGTCGGCGTGA
- a CDS encoding tyrosine-protein phosphatase: MTASDRALPIDGLVNARELGGIRLRSGGTTPTGVLARSEDADLITDTGWERLRELGYRTVLDLRQPAERARDTHPRPDWIHVAHVDLDGLDDHPDFWVPYWDTGLVGTPLYYLPHLAALPERAGAALRAIAHAPAGGVLFHCGAGRDRTGLVALLLLLAVGAEPDDIVDDYLESVRLGRERSANQGQPDLEPAIADLLAERGTTSEAAFREAMAGIDLDALGHAAGLTGSEREILRTWRGAVPA; this comes from the coding sequence ATGACCGCATCCGACCGCGCCCTCCCGATCGACGGCCTCGTCAACGCCCGCGAACTCGGCGGCATCCGCCTCCGCTCCGGCGGCACGACACCCACCGGCGTCCTCGCCCGCTCCGAGGACGCCGACCTGATCACCGACACCGGGTGGGAGCGCCTGCGCGAGCTCGGCTACCGCACGGTGCTCGACCTCCGACAGCCCGCCGAGCGCGCCCGCGACACGCACCCCCGACCCGACTGGATCCACGTCGCGCACGTCGACCTCGACGGCCTCGACGACCACCCCGACTTCTGGGTGCCCTACTGGGACACCGGCCTCGTCGGCACGCCGCTCTACTACCTGCCTCACCTCGCCGCGCTGCCGGAGCGGGCCGGCGCCGCGCTCCGGGCGATCGCCCACGCCCCCGCGGGCGGGGTCCTCTTCCACTGCGGCGCCGGCCGCGACCGCACGGGCCTCGTCGCCCTGCTGCTGCTCCTCGCGGTGGGCGCCGAGCCGGACGACATCGTCGACGACTACCTGGAGAGCGTCCGCCTCGGGCGCGAGCGGTCGGCGAACCAGGGCCAGCCCGACCTGGAGCCGGCGATCGCGGACCTCCTCGCCGAGCGCGGCACCACGAGCGAGGCGGCGTTCCGGGAGGCGATGGCGGGGATCGACCTCGACGCGCTCGGCCACGCGGCGGGCCTCACCGGCTCGGAGCGCGAGATCCTGCGGACGTGGCGCGGCGCCGTCCCCGCCTGA
- the menD gene encoding 2-succinyl-5-enolpyruvyl-6-hydroxy-3-cyclohexene-1-carboxylic-acid synthase: MTSTESRPARPTSPSPRTGNPSTDRALAMLLALVAEGVTDVVLCPGSRSQALALVAAELERVDGVRLHVRIDERAAGFLALGLGVESGRPAPVITTSGTAVANLHPAVLEGWHSGVPMLLLTGDRPAELRGIASNQTTRQPGMFGDRVACIDVPAPEETDDDLAQDARLARDAYRRARDERTPMHVNVAFRDPLSVAVPDLTEAVAEARAAADAEAAAAREPAGPPAADVLDLPHGPRTLVVAGHAAGEAAEELARAGGWPLAAEISSGSHFGPNLVVSFRELLARPGFGDRVDRVIVFGHPTLTREVPLLVGREDVEAIVVGSTGGEDYDPRHHVTAHPAAVRVVGEPEDPAEARRWTGTWVQASRAILDEATAAEAAPLLPSGTTPAERREFARAELAAVRAEVTRRHLVRALWQATWPHDRLVLGASRLIREADRALPGKRVRVHANRGLAGIDGTISTGLGIALASQAGSGSAAAGITRVLVGDLTLLHDVGSLLIGTGERVPRIQVIVGNDGGGTIFDGLEVSRTAAPAAIDRVMFTPQRVDLASLAKAYGWTYLRAATHGEMEAALTTASEAPLLIEVPLVR, encoded by the coding sequence GTGACCTCGACCGAGTCCCGCCCCGCCCGCCCGACCTCCCCCTCGCCCCGCACGGGCAACCCCTCCACGGACCGCGCGCTCGCGATGCTCCTGGCGCTCGTCGCCGAGGGCGTCACCGACGTCGTCCTGTGCCCCGGATCCCGCTCCCAGGCGCTCGCGCTCGTCGCCGCCGAGCTGGAGCGCGTCGACGGCGTGCGACTGCACGTGCGCATCGACGAGCGGGCGGCCGGCTTCCTCGCGCTCGGCCTCGGCGTCGAGTCCGGACGTCCGGCGCCCGTCATCACGACGTCGGGGACGGCCGTCGCGAACCTGCACCCGGCCGTGCTCGAGGGCTGGCACTCGGGCGTGCCGATGCTGCTGCTCACGGGTGACCGCCCGGCGGAGCTCCGCGGCATCGCGAGCAACCAGACCACCCGGCAGCCCGGGATGTTCGGCGACCGTGTCGCTTGCATCGACGTGCCCGCGCCCGAGGAGACCGACGACGACCTCGCGCAGGACGCGCGCCTCGCGCGCGACGCGTACCGCCGGGCCCGCGACGAGCGGACGCCCATGCACGTGAACGTGGCGTTCCGGGATCCGCTGTCCGTCGCGGTGCCGGACCTGACGGAGGCCGTCGCGGAGGCGCGCGCCGCTGCCGATGCCGAGGCCGCCGCCGCGCGTGAGCCCGCCGGCCCCCCCGCCGCCGACGTCCTCGACCTCCCGCACGGCCCGCGCACGCTCGTCGTCGCCGGCCACGCCGCGGGCGAGGCCGCCGAGGAGCTCGCGCGCGCCGGCGGCTGGCCGCTCGCCGCCGAGATCTCGAGCGGATCCCACTTCGGCCCGAACCTCGTCGTCTCCTTCCGCGAGCTGCTCGCGCGCCCCGGCTTCGGCGACCGCGTCGACCGCGTCATCGTGTTCGGCCACCCCACCCTCACCCGCGAGGTCCCGCTGCTCGTCGGGCGGGAGGACGTGGAGGCGATCGTCGTCGGATCCACCGGCGGCGAGGACTATGACCCGCGCCACCACGTCACCGCCCACCCGGCCGCCGTGCGCGTCGTCGGCGAGCCCGAGGATCCCGCCGAGGCCCGCCGCTGGACCGGCACGTGGGTGCAGGCGAGCCGCGCGATCCTCGACGAGGCGACCGCAGCGGAGGCCGCGCCGCTCCTGCCCTCCGGCACCACGCCCGCCGAGCGCCGCGAGTTCGCGCGCGCCGAGCTCGCCGCCGTGCGCGCCGAGGTCACCCGCCGCCACCTCGTGCGCGCGCTCTGGCAGGCCACCTGGCCGCACGACCGGCTCGTGCTCGGGGCATCGCGCCTCATCCGCGAGGCCGACCGCGCGCTCCCCGGCAAGCGCGTGCGCGTGCACGCCAACCGCGGGCTCGCCGGCATCGACGGCACGATCTCCACCGGCCTCGGCATCGCGCTCGCCTCGCAGGCCGGATCCGGGAGCGCGGCCGCCGGGATCACGCGCGTGCTCGTCGGCGACCTCACGCTCCTGCACGACGTCGGCTCGCTGCTCATCGGCACGGGCGAGCGGGTGCCGCGGATCCAGGTCATCGTCGGCAACGACGGCGGCGGCACCATCTTCGACGGCCTCGAGGTGTCGCGCACGGCCGCGCCCGCCGCCATCGACCGCGTCATGTTCACGCCCCAGCGGGTGGATCTCGCGAGCCTCGCGAAGGCCTACGGCTGGACGTACCTGCGTGCCGCGACCCACGGCGAGATGGAGGCGGCGCTCACGACCGCGTCCGAGGCGCCGCTGCTCATCGAGGTGCCGCTGGTCCGGTAG
- a CDS encoding PLD nuclease N-terminal domain-containing protein codes for MPRLLIGLAVVIVFFTVFVIVDTSLTPRTRMRGLPKPAWIAVVVLVPVIGGVLWLAIGKDRTDLARASGRRLGPDDDPDFLSGLGRTRSEEERIRRLEQELADLDSDGTGPDEPQQPGATGGPTRPNRDDDDRAPGRRDA; via the coding sequence ATGCCCCGCCTGTTGATCGGTCTCGCCGTCGTGATCGTGTTCTTCACGGTCTTCGTCATCGTGGACACCTCCCTGACGCCGCGGACCCGCATGCGCGGCCTCCCCAAGCCCGCGTGGATCGCGGTGGTCGTCCTGGTGCCCGTCATCGGCGGCGTCCTGTGGCTCGCAATCGGCAAGGACCGCACCGACCTCGCCCGCGCATCCGGCCGTCGCCTCGGTCCGGACGACGACCCCGACTTCCTCTCCGGCCTCGGCCGCACGCGGTCGGAGGAGGAGCGGATCCGCCGCCTGGAGCAGGAGCTCGCGGACCTCGACAGCGACGGCACGGGTCCCGACGAGCCGCAGCAGCCCGGCGCCACGGGCGGCCCCACCCGCCCGAACCGCGACGACGACGACCGGGCGCCTGGCCGCCGGGACGCCTGA
- a CDS encoding DUF4229 domain-containing protein: MSSRRYWLVYTVVRILLFAVPFGLVVAVSPDFWPLAAVVGAVVSFCGSYIFLRKQREAMAADLAAIAAGRKAPVEDDDSEDAAVDAAERRARAAGAADVATGLAGTAPGADTAASAPRADGEAERS, encoded by the coding sequence GTGAGTTCCCGTCGCTACTGGCTCGTCTACACCGTCGTCCGCATCCTCCTGTTCGCCGTCCCGTTCGGGCTGGTGGTCGCCGTGAGCCCGGACTTCTGGCCGCTCGCCGCGGTCGTCGGCGCCGTGGTGTCGTTCTGCGGGTCGTACATCTTCCTGCGGAAGCAGCGCGAGGCCATGGCGGCGGATCTCGCGGCCATCGCGGCCGGCCGCAAGGCGCCCGTCGAGGACGACGACTCCGAGGACGCGGCGGTCGACGCCGCCGAGCGCAGGGCCCGGGCTGCGGGTGCCGCCGACGTCGCGACCGGCCTCGCCGGCACCGCGCCCGGCGCCGACACCGCCGCCTCCGCCCCGCGCGCCGACGGCGAGGCCGAGCGCAGCTGA
- a CDS encoding DUF1905 domain-containing protein, with product MSSVAGPLVLVFTAAIGVLVKGDLWPCVEVPGSVALLGTGKAVKVTATVDGEPITAGLLPTGTGGHMLSISAKLRKRLGKDLGDRVEVRITERLT from the coding sequence ATGAGCTCCGTCGCAGGACCCCTCGTCCTCGTCTTCACGGCCGCCATCGGCGTGCTCGTGAAGGGCGACCTCTGGCCGTGCGTCGAGGTCCCCGGCTCGGTGGCGCTCCTCGGGACGGGGAAGGCCGTGAAGGTGACGGCGACCGTCGACGGCGAGCCGATCACGGCGGGACTCCTGCCCACCGGCACCGGCGGGCACATGCTCTCGATCAGCGCCAAGCTGCGGAAGCGGCTGGGAAAGGACCTGGGCGACCGGGTCGAGGTCCGGATCACCGAGCGCCTGACCTGA